A region from the Triticum urartu cultivar G1812 chromosome 1, Tu2.1, whole genome shotgun sequence genome encodes:
- the LOC125547290 gene encoding uncharacterized protein LOC125547290 produces the protein MQLSIILVQLWNEWEIRLLVLLSYTLQLFLFFTGGLRRRSSNTLLRFSIWLAYLGADMIAFYTLGQISRLGDSINSRDPFTGTMSLAFFWAPFLLVHLGGQDTITAFSSEDNNLWLRHFLNLLVEVSLALYVFWKSMGNSNQLLIPAMFVFVSGIVKYGERIWALKYGSKDDLNSTTSNYENNQLPLLSVEQDRYCDIVCYALHTARYIRGFLAGRATFQMGHEIQFTLVEYFGRFAEHGAKLKIIEMELAIIYDDLYTKAVLFRTWTGSIFRCVVHISAVVAFVLFYADRKESYSRVDIAITYALLIGSIFMELVSILMAMVSPWAWAFLKARSFHWLTNLFWSIFNIVQPEKRLWWSDSMGQYNLLRSIFCIESPTIGMIRNIINSVGWAKVWKHLRHTKDVKAKHKVMECVVQWLDKQDRFNDLAKGMRPRLSTELELILRGPFEHAILQLHLFTDYHIRGLLDEEGSRLHDKGGRSHLASICEEISNYMIYLLVVNPSMLPVSTTAEDTLALFPEKIFSTGRGGVRDVPCLVLDRLKLFVLQICNYFVKESSTDTRTVSPAALGLDLPLSTSQKHIREVLHKDWTAAGEIEGKILLGARALLDFPESELTIDELLVEIKEIWIRLLVYAAGKSHAEAHAQQMSRGGGELLTFVWLLMAAHYELGDVARRLDLVTSSSGAAEGDRLFAFIFPSYEQPTPM, from the coding sequence ATGCAATTGTCAATCATATTGGTGCAGCTATGGAACGAGTGGGAAATCAGGTTACTTGTGCTTCTCAGTTATACACTGCAACTATTCCTCTTCTTCACAGGGGGGCTTAGGCGACGAAGCAGTAATACATTGCTAAGATTCTCTATTTGGTTGGCTTATTTGGGGGCAGACATGATTGCATTTTATACTCTTGGTCAGATCTCTCGACTTGGAGATTCTATCAATAGTAGGGATCCGTTTACAGGGACAATGTCTTTGGCATTCTTTTGGGCACCTTTCCTCCTTGTTCATCTTGGCGGACAAGACACTATTACTGCCTTTTCATCTGAGGATAACAATTTGTGGCTAAGGCATTTTCTGAATCTTTTGGTTGAAGTCAGCCTTGCATTATATGTCTTTTGGAAATCAATGGGGAACAGCAATCAGCTTTTAATTCCAGCCATGTTTGTGTTCGTTTCTGGAATAGTTAAGTACGGGGAGAGGATTTGGGCTCTCAAGTATGGGAGTAAGGATGACCTTAATAGCACCACTAGTAACTATGAAAATAATCAATTGCCACTACTAAGTGTTGAGCAAGATAGATACTGTGACATTGTTTGCTATGCTCTCCATACGGCACGCTATATTCGAGGATTCCTTGCAGGGCGTGCAACTTTTCAGATGGGGCATGAAATTCAGTTTACATTAGTAGAATATTTTGGAAGATTTGCAGAGCATGGGGCAAAACTTAAGATCATTGAGATGGAGCTTGCTATTATATATGATGACCTCTACACCAAGGCTGTTCTGTTTAGGACATGGACAGGTAGCATTTTTCGCTGTGTTGTACATATCTCTGCAGTGGTTGCTTTTGTGCTCTTCTACGCAGACAGGAAAGAAAGCTATAGCAGAGTGGATATTGCAATAACATATGCATTACTCATTGGTAGCATTTTTATGGAACTTGTTTCAATTCTTATGGCAATGGTATCACCATGGGCATGGGCATTCTTGAAAGCACGGAGTTTTCACTGGCTTACCAATTTGTTCTGGTCTATCTTCAACATTGTTCAGCCGGAGAAGAGGCTGTGGTGGTCAGATTCCATGGGGCAATATAACCTTCTGCGCTCCATATTCTGTATTGAATCACCAACCATTGGCATGATCAGAAATATCATAAATTCTGTTGGTTGGGCTAAGGTCTGGAAGCACTTACGACACACCAAGGATGTCAAAGCTAAGCATAAGGTCATGGAATGTGTGGTGCAGTGGTTGGACAAGCAGGATCGTTTCAATGATTTAGCAAAAGGGATGAGGCCTAGACTTAGCACAGAACTGGAATTGATACTGCGAGGACCTTTTGAGCATGCCATACTCCAACTACATTTGTTTACAGATTATCATATAAGGGGTCTACTTGATGAGGAGGGATCACGTCTACACGACAAAGGAGGTAGATCACATCTTGCGAGCATATGTGAGGAAATATCAAATTACATGATCTATCTTCTTGTTGTAAACCCTTCCATGTTGCCGGTCAGTACCACTGCAGAAGATACACTTGCATTGTTCCCAGAGAAAATATTCTCTACCGGCAGGGGTGGAGTCAGAGATGTGCCGTGCCTTGTGCTGGATAGACTCAAGCTATTTGTCCTCCAGATTTGTAATTACTTTGTGAAGGAGTCTTCAACAGATACTAGGACAGTATCCCCGGCAGCCCTAGGCCTGGATCTTCCCCTGTCTACCAGCCAGAAACATATCCGAGAAGTGCTACATAAGGATTGGACGGCTGCTGGAGAAATTGAAGGCAAAATACTGTTGGGTGCCCGAGCTTTATTGGACTTTCCAGAGTCTGAATTGACCATCGATGAATTATTGGTGGAGATCAAAGAAATATGGATAAGGCTGCTTGTTTATGCAGCAGGCAAGTCACACGCAGAGGCACATGCGCAACAGATGAGCAGAGGAGGAGGGGAGCTGCTCACGTTTGTTTGGTTACTCATGGCCGCCCACTATGAGCTCGGTGATGTTGCTCGCAGGCTCGACCTTGTTACATCCTCATCTGGTGCTGCAGAGGGAGATCGACTTTTCGCCTTCATCTTTCCGTCTTATGAACAACCTACACCCATGTAG